One window of Rhizobium leguminosarum genomic DNA carries:
- a CDS encoding amino acid ABC transporter ATP-binding protein: MSVPAIAVKNLIKKFGDSTVLQGIDLEIAQGQVSCLIGPSGSGKSTLLRCMAFLEEATRGTIAINGEVLGFSENAEGVRERVPAATNRTIRAQIGMVFQQFNLWPHMTALGNVSEALKMVHRLSRKQAEDLALAQLVKVGLEARAGHYPSQLSGGQQQRVAIARALALKPKIMLFDEPTSSLDPELTGEVLNVMRDLAAEGMTMVVVSHEIGFAATVGQQIIFLDHGKVLFTGAPQDVFKKPRNPRLEQFLDTYLDRGASMLL; the protein is encoded by the coding sequence ATGAGCGTTCCCGCAATCGCAGTCAAAAATCTTATCAAGAAGTTCGGGGATTCCACTGTCCTGCAAGGCATCGACCTCGAGATAGCGCAGGGACAAGTCTCTTGCCTGATCGGCCCTTCCGGCTCCGGCAAGAGCACGCTTTTACGCTGCATGGCCTTTCTCGAAGAGGCAACCCGCGGCACGATTGCCATCAATGGCGAGGTACTTGGCTTCAGCGAGAACGCCGAGGGTGTGAGGGAGCGCGTTCCTGCGGCGACGAACCGAACAATCCGCGCCCAGATCGGCATGGTCTTCCAGCAGTTTAATCTTTGGCCGCACATGACGGCGCTCGGCAATGTCAGCGAGGCACTAAAGATGGTTCACAGGTTGAGCCGCAAACAGGCCGAGGATCTGGCGTTGGCTCAGCTTGTGAAAGTCGGGCTGGAAGCGCGTGCCGGGCACTATCCCTCGCAGCTTTCCGGCGGCCAGCAACAGCGTGTCGCCATTGCCCGCGCATTGGCGCTCAAGCCGAAGATCATGCTGTTCGACGAACCAACCTCTTCGCTCGATCCGGAGCTAACGGGCGAGGTGCTGAATGTCATGCGCGATCTGGCGGCCGAGGGCATGACCATGGTCGTCGTCTCACACGAGATCGGCTTCGCCGCAACGGTCGGCCAGCAGATCATCTTCCTCGACCACGGCAAGGTACTGTTTACCGGGGCGCCGCAAGACGTGTTCAAGAAACCGCGAAATCCGCGTCTGGAGCAGTTCCTAGACACCTATCTCGATCGCGGCGCGTCCATGCTTCTCTAA
- the gmk gene encoding guanylate kinase — MKPAKSSPVQIARRGLMLVISSPSGAGKSTIARTLLEQDRQIGLSVSVTTRQRRPSEVEDVHYHFKSVREFERLRDSDALLEWAEVHGNFYGTPREPVEQAMAEGRDMLFDIDWQGAQQLQEKMSADVVSIFVLPPTMTELQSRLHRRAEDSEEVIQTRLANSRAEIAHWREYDYVIINDDLNAAFDAVQSIVKAERLRRDRRHGMFDFVRELLEETPSL; from the coding sequence ATGAAACCGGCGAAATCCTCGCCCGTCCAGATCGCCCGCCGCGGTCTGATGCTTGTTATCTCGTCGCCGTCGGGCGCCGGCAAGTCCACCATCGCGCGCACGCTGCTGGAGCAGGACAGGCAAATCGGCCTCTCCGTCAGCGTCACCACGCGCCAGCGCCGCCCGAGCGAAGTCGAGGATGTGCATTACCACTTCAAGAGTGTGCGCGAGTTCGAGCGGTTGCGCGACAGCGACGCTTTGCTCGAATGGGCCGAGGTGCATGGTAATTTCTACGGCACGCCGCGCGAGCCGGTCGAGCAGGCGATGGCCGAAGGCCGCGACATGCTCTTCGACATCGACTGGCAGGGCGCCCAGCAATTGCAGGAGAAGATGTCAGCCGACGTCGTCTCGATCTTCGTGCTGCCGCCGACCATGACCGAGCTGCAGTCGCGGCTGCATCGCCGCGCCGAGGATTCCGAGGAGGTGATCCAGACGCGCCTCGCCAACAGCCGCGCCGAGATCGCCCACTGGCGCGAATACGACTACGTCATCATAAACGACGATCTGAATGCCGCCTTCGACGCCGTCCAGTCGATCGTCAAAGCCGAACGCCTGCGCCGCGACCGCCGTCATGGCATGTTCGATTTCGTCCGCGAGCTGCTGGAAGAGACGCCGTCGCTTTAG
- a CDS encoding YicC/YloC family endoribonuclease, with translation MALQSMTGFARREGTSGRWRWAWELRSVNGKGLDLRLRLPPGLERMEADVRRLAGESFSRGNLQASLSVTADENRFEAVLNRQALAAVLAMREQLDGIIDPAPLKLDTLLLVRGIVEFRESEDGEEALAARDADITAGLLAALSDLRAMREQEGSALTGILLDHVTTIEGLTRTIAADPSRSPQEIAARLAAQVALLMDGMAALDRDRLHAEAALLATKADLREEIDRLKAHVAAARDLLVKDGPAGRRLDFLAQEFNRESNTICSKSNASAVTAAGIELKVVIDQFREQVQNLE, from the coding sequence ATGGCTTTGCAGTCCATGACCGGTTTTGCGCGGCGCGAGGGAACGAGCGGCCGCTGGCGCTGGGCATGGGAACTGCGCTCGGTCAACGGCAAGGGCCTCGACCTGCGGCTGCGCCTGCCACCCGGCCTCGAACGCATGGAGGCAGACGTCCGCCGCCTCGCCGGTGAAAGCTTCAGCCGCGGCAACCTGCAGGCATCGCTGTCCGTCACCGCCGACGAGAACCGCTTCGAGGCAGTGCTGAACAGGCAAGCGCTTGCCGCCGTGCTTGCCATGCGCGAGCAATTGGACGGTATCATTGATCCGGCACCGCTGAAGCTCGATACGCTGCTTCTGGTGCGCGGCATCGTCGAATTCCGCGAAAGCGAGGATGGCGAGGAAGCGCTTGCCGCCCGTGACGCCGATATCACAGCCGGCCTGTTGGCCGCGCTTTCCGATCTGAGAGCCATGCGGGAGCAGGAAGGGTCGGCTCTGACCGGCATTCTCCTCGATCATGTCACGACGATCGAAGGTCTCACGCGCACGATCGCGGCCGATCCCTCACGCTCGCCGCAGGAGATCGCCGCACGGCTGGCCGCGCAGGTCGCCTTGTTGATGGACGGCATGGCTGCGCTCGACCGCGACAGGCTGCATGCCGAAGCTGCATTGCTGGCGACCAAGGCGGATCTGCGCGAGGAAATCGATCGTCTGAAGGCGCACGTCGCCGCAGCGCGCGATCTCCTGGTGAAAGATGGCCCTGCCGGGCGCCGGTTGGACTTCCTTGCACAGGAATTTAACCGCGAATCGAATACCATCTGCTCGAAGTCGAATGCTTCGGCGGTCACCGCCGCCGGCATCGAGTTGAAAGTCGTGATCGACCAGTTCCGCGAGCAGGTCCAGAATTTGGAGTAG
- a CDS encoding acyl carrier protein, which produces MSDIAERVKKIVIDHLGVDADKVVESASFIDDLGADSLDTVELVMAFEEEFGVEIPDDAADSILTVGDAVKFIEKAQA; this is translated from the coding sequence ATGAGCGATATCGCAGAACGCGTAAAGAAAATTGTTATTGATCATCTTGGCGTCGATGCCGACAAGGTCGTCGAGAGCGCCAGCTTTATCGACGATCTGGGCGCCGACTCGCTCGACACGGTCGAACTTGTCATGGCTTTCGAAGAAGAATTCGGCGTTGAAATTCCTGACGACGCTGCCGACTCGATCCTGACGGTCGGCGATGCCGTGAAGTTTATCGAGAAGGCCCAGGCCTGA
- a CDS encoding amino acid ABC transporter permease, whose amino-acid sequence MSFKLFELLLQASIYTVTISIVSILIGFAIAILLSGMLLSLRRHLVLPARIFVSFFRGVPLLVQLLLIYNLLPVIGINVPSVVAAVVGLSLCTAAYQAENLRGGFASVPVGLVESAEMVGLTPGQIFRRIKVPTALRLTLPALVNEAILILKASSLVSVVGIVELTRMAQDLAGSTFLPLQLFASAGLIYLVINWIVALAGGLIERSLPGAPR is encoded by the coding sequence ATGTCCTTCAAACTCTTCGAATTGCTGCTGCAGGCGTCGATCTATACGGTCACGATCAGCATCGTATCAATCCTGATCGGTTTCGCCATCGCGATCCTGCTGTCGGGCATGCTGCTTTCGCTGCGGCGCCATCTGGTGTTGCCTGCCCGGATTTTTGTCAGCTTTTTCCGCGGCGTGCCGCTGCTTGTGCAATTGCTGCTGATTTACAATCTTTTGCCAGTTATTGGCATCAATGTGCCAAGCGTTGTGGCGGCAGTCGTCGGCCTGTCGCTCTGTACCGCCGCCTATCAGGCGGAGAACCTGCGGGGCGGCTTTGCCAGTGTTCCCGTCGGGCTGGTCGAATCCGCTGAAATGGTCGGCTTGACGCCCGGTCAGATCTTTCGCCGCATCAAGGTTCCGACCGCCCTTCGCCTGACATTGCCTGCCCTCGTCAACGAGGCGATCCTCATTCTCAAGGCGTCGTCTCTCGTCTCCGTCGTCGGCATTGTCGAATTGACGCGCATGGCGCAGGATCTCGCTGGCAGCACCTTTCTGCCCCTGCAGCTCTTCGCGTCTGCCGGATTGATCTATCTGGTGATCAACTGGATCGTCGCATTGGCCGGCGGCCTGATCGAACGCTCTCTTCCTGGAGCACCCCGATGA
- a CDS encoding amino acid ABC transporter permease: MSFDINVLIDQWPAIASGAGVTIMIWVFGTIAAAALGFLLAVARQYGGLAVDKALGLIVAVLRGTPFLIQIFLVYYGGPFIGLSLDPLLAGLIGISIYGAAYFSEIFRSGFRAVPRGHIEAGECVGLTQGQIVRRILLPEMTMLVLPPSVNMAVILMKETAVLSIITVPELTATLSAIGSQQYAFVEALSALALFYWVLVEFTGRLGNLAETKLSRFRFFNA; encoded by the coding sequence ATGAGCTTCGACATCAACGTCCTCATCGACCAATGGCCTGCGATCGCCAGCGGCGCGGGCGTCACGATCATGATTTGGGTTTTCGGCACGATTGCCGCCGCCGCCCTTGGCTTTCTGCTGGCTGTCGCCAGGCAATATGGCGGCCTGGCGGTCGATAAGGCGCTCGGTCTTATCGTCGCGGTCCTGCGCGGTACACCCTTCCTGATCCAGATCTTCCTAGTCTACTATGGCGGTCCTTTCATCGGTCTGTCGCTCGATCCCCTACTCGCCGGGCTGATCGGCATCTCGATCTATGGTGCGGCCTATTTTAGCGAAATTTTCCGCTCCGGCTTTCGAGCCGTCCCAAGGGGGCACATCGAAGCCGGTGAATGTGTCGGCCTCACGCAAGGGCAGATCGTCAGGCGCATCCTGCTGCCGGAAATGACCATGCTGGTGCTGCCGCCGTCGGTGAACATGGCAGTGATCCTCATGAAGGAGACGGCAGTACTTTCGATCATTACCGTGCCGGAACTGACGGCGACATTGAGCGCCATAGGCTCGCAGCAATACGCCTTCGTGGAAGCGCTTTCCGCGCTGGCGCTCTTTTATTGGGTGCTGGTCGAATTCACCGGCCGGCTTGGCAATCTCGCCGAAACGAAACTTTCCAGATTCAGGTTTTTCAACGCATGA
- the mltG gene encoding endolytic transglycosylase MltG: MSDTTNQSNDTQGQKGPIIPKSPSEALRPERVPEPPKRSKKARGQVVLFLNFIMTMAVVVCVVAIIAFYYATSTYRNPGPLQTNTNFIIRNGAGLAEIASNLERNAIISDARIFRYLTATHLSAGESLKAGEYEIKARASMSDIMELLKSGKSILYSVSFPEGLTVRQMFNRMLEDRVLEGDLPAALPAEGSLRPDTYKFSRGTKRSEIIQQMAAAQQKIVDQIWDKRDSSLPLRSKEEFVTLASIVEKETGVADERAHVASVFLNRLGKGMRLQSDPTIIYGLFGGDGKPADRPISQSDLKRDTPFNTYVIKGLPPTPIANPGKDALEAVANPWKTQDLYFVADGTGGHVFAATLEEHNANVKHWRKLEADKGSDPSIAVDGQPEEQPADDGATVVPPKKKKIN; encoded by the coding sequence GTGAGCGATACGACGAACCAGAGCAACGATACCCAGGGCCAGAAGGGACCGATCATCCCGAAGTCGCCCAGCGAAGCCCTGCGTCCGGAGCGCGTTCCGGAGCCGCCGAAACGGTCCAAGAAAGCCCGCGGCCAGGTGGTTCTTTTCCTGAACTTCATCATGACGATGGCGGTTGTGGTCTGCGTCGTCGCCATCATCGCCTTCTACTACGCCACATCGACCTATCGGAATCCCGGTCCGCTGCAGACCAATACCAACTTCATTATCCGCAATGGCGCCGGTCTGGCCGAAATTGCCTCGAACCTCGAGCGCAACGCAATCATCAGCGATGCCCGCATCTTCCGTTATCTCACGGCAACGCATCTTTCTGCCGGCGAGAGCCTGAAGGCCGGTGAATATGAGATCAAGGCCAGAGCCTCCATGAGCGATATCATGGAGCTTCTGAAATCGGGCAAGTCCATTCTCTATTCCGTTTCCTTCCCTGAGGGCTTGACGGTCCGCCAGATGTTCAATCGCATGCTGGAAGATCGGGTGCTGGAAGGCGACCTGCCGGCCGCCCTTCCGGCCGAGGGCAGCCTTCGCCCGGATACCTACAAGTTCTCGCGCGGCACAAAGCGCTCGGAAATCATCCAGCAGATGGCGGCGGCACAGCAGAAAATCGTCGATCAGATCTGGGACAAGCGCGACTCTTCGCTGCCGCTGCGGTCCAAGGAAGAATTCGTGACGCTCGCCTCGATCGTCGAAAAGGAAACCGGCGTTGCCGACGAACGCGCTCATGTCGCCTCGGTTTTCCTCAACCGGCTCGGAAAGGGCATGCGCCTGCAGTCCGACCCGACCATCATCTACGGTCTCTTCGGCGGCGACGGCAAACCGGCCGACCGGCCGATCTCCCAGTCGGACCTGAAGCGGGACACACCATTCAACACCTATGTCATCAAGGGTCTTCCGCCGACGCCGATCGCCAATCCCGGTAAGGATGCGCTGGAAGCCGTCGCCAATCCCTGGAAGACGCAGGACCTCTATTTCGTCGCCGACGGCACTGGCGGCCATGTTTTCGCTGCTACGCTCGAGGAGCACAACGCCAACGTCAAGCACTGGCGCAAGCTCGAAGCCGACAAGGGCTCCGACCCGAGCATCGCCGTCGACGGCCAGCCGGAAGAACAGCCGGCGGATGACGGCGCGACCGTCGTGCCGCCGAAGAAAAAGAAGATCAACTGA
- the fabF gene encoding beta-ketoacyl-ACP synthase II yields MRRVVITGTGMVSPLGCGTEVTWSRLLAGQNGARLVTEFEVDDLPAKIACRIPVGDGTDGTFNVDQWMEPKEQRKVDPFIIYGMAAADMALADAGWHPETDEDQIATGVLIGSGIGGIEGIVEAGYTLRDKGPRRISPFFIPGRLINLVSGQVSIRHKLRGPNHSVVTACSTGAHAIGDAARLIALGDADVMVAGGTESPVSRISLAGFAACKALSTQHNDDPQRASRPYDRDRDGFVMGEGAGIVVLEELEHAKARGAKIYAEIVGYGLSGDAYHITAPSEDGEGAGRCMAMALKRAGLTPADIDYINAHGTSTMADTIELGAVERLVGNAASKISMSSTKSATGHLLGAAGAIEAIFTTLAIRDNIAPPTLNLDNPERETAIDLVPHKACEREINVALSNSFGFGGTNASLVLRRYAQ; encoded by the coding sequence ATGAGACGTGTCGTCATAACGGGTACCGGCATGGTATCACCCTTAGGATGCGGAACCGAGGTGACGTGGTCCCGGCTGCTTGCCGGTCAGAACGGCGCCCGTCTGGTCACCGAATTCGAGGTCGACGACCTTCCCGCCAAAATCGCCTGCCGTATTCCCGTCGGCGACGGCACCGACGGCACCTTCAATGTCGATCAGTGGATGGAGCCGAAAGAGCAGCGTAAGGTCGATCCCTTCATCATCTACGGCATGGCCGCCGCCGACATGGCGCTTGCCGATGCCGGCTGGCATCCCGAGACCGATGAGGACCAGATCGCCACCGGCGTGCTGATCGGCTCCGGCATCGGCGGCATCGAAGGCATTGTCGAGGCAGGTTACACCCTGCGCGACAAGGGCCCACGCCGCATCTCCCCCTTCTTCATTCCCGGCCGCCTGATTAACCTCGTCTCCGGCCAGGTCTCGATCCGCCACAAGCTGCGCGGACCCAATCATTCGGTCGTCACCGCCTGCTCGACAGGCGCGCATGCGATCGGCGATGCCGCGCGGCTGATTGCGCTTGGTGATGCCGACGTCATGGTCGCCGGCGGCACGGAATCCCCTGTCAGCCGCATTTCGCTCGCCGGCTTTGCCGCCTGCAAGGCGCTGTCGACCCAGCACAACGACGATCCGCAGAGGGCCTCGCGCCCCTATGACCGCGACCGCGACGGCTTCGTCATGGGCGAGGGCGCCGGCATCGTCGTGCTCGAGGAACTGGAACACGCCAAGGCGCGCGGCGCCAAGATCTATGCCGAAATCGTCGGCTATGGCCTGTCGGGCGACGCCTATCATATCACTGCGCCGTCCGAAGACGGCGAGGGCGCCGGCCGCTGCATGGCGATGGCGCTGAAGCGCGCCGGGCTGACGCCGGCCGATATCGATTACATCAACGCCCACGGCACCTCGACCATGGCCGACACGATCGAACTCGGCGCCGTCGAGCGACTGGTCGGCAATGCGGCGTCGAAGATCTCCATGTCTTCGACCAAGTCGGCGACCGGGCATCTTCTCGGTGCTGCCGGCGCGATCGAGGCGATTTTCACCACGCTTGCTATCCGCGACAATATCGCGCCGCCGACGCTCAATCTCGACAATCCCGAACGCGAGACGGCGATCGATCTTGTTCCGCACAAGGCATGTGAGCGAGAAATCAATGTGGCGCTGTCCAACTCGTTCGGATTTGGCGGCACGAACGCGTCGCTCGTCCTGCGCCGTTACGCGCAATAA